The Longimicrobium sp. region TCAGGATGACAATGAAAGGGGTGCCTGAACTCCACTGTCCTCCGGTCACGCACTAACGCACTAACGCACTAACGCACTAACGCACTAACGCACTCACGCACTTATCGGTCGATCCCCAACCGCCGCATCCGCCGGTACAGATTCGCCCGGTCCGTGCGCAGGCGGCGGGCGGCTTCGGCGACGCTGCCGGCGGCGGCCTCGAGGGCGCCGTTCAGGAGGTCGCGCTCGTAGGCGTCCAGGCGGTCCGCGAGGGGGCGGTCGTCGTCGTCCAGGTAGGCGGGGGCCGCATCGCCCGCGATGGGGGCGCCGCCCGCGAGGAGAACGCGGATCTCGGCGGGGCCGACCTCGCTGCCGGAGTGGAGGATCGAGAGGCGCTCCAGGATGTTCGCCAGCTCGCGCACGTTGCCGGGCCACGGGTGCCGCACCAGCGCGTCCATGGCGCCCGGAAGAAGGCGCGGCGGGCGCAGGCCGTTGGCGGCGTGGCGGGCGAGGAAGTGCTCGGCCAGCAGCGGCACGTCCTCGCGCCGTTCGCGCAGCGGGGGGAGGTGGATGGGGATCACGTGCAGCCGGAAGAAGAGGTCCTCCCGAAAGCGCCCCGCCGACACCTCCGCCCGCAGGTCCTTGTTGGTGGCCGCCAGGATGCGCACGTCCACCTTGATCGGCTCGTGGCCGCCCACCCGCTCCACCTCGCCGCCTTCCAGGGCGCGGAGGAGCTTGGCCTGCGCCTCCAGGCTGAGGTCGCCGATCTCGTCCAGGAAGAGGGTCCCCCCGCTCGCCAGCTCGAAGCGGCCACGGCGCCGCTCCGTGGCCCCGGTGAAGGCGCCCTTTTCGTGGCCGAACATCTCGCTCTCCACCAGGTCGCGCGGGATGGCGGCGCAATTGAGGCGCACCAGCGGCCCCGTGTGGCGCGCCGAGCGCTCGTGCACCGCGCTCGCCACCACCTCCTTTCCCGTGCCGCTCTCGCCGGTGATCAGCACCCGCGCGTCGGTGGGCGCCACGCGCTCGATGACGCTGCGCACCTGCTCGATGGCGGGAGCGCGCCCCACCATCCCGTCACGCGAGCGGAGCTCTTCGCGGAGAGCGCGGTTCGTCGCCCTGGCGTGGCGCAGCTCCAGGGCGGAGCGCAGCGAGAGGAGGACGGCCTCCGGGGCGAGCGGCTTCTCCACGAAGTGAAAGGCGCCCAGCTTGGTGGCCTTCACCGCGTCCGAAAGGGAGGCCCGGCCGCTCATCATGAGCACCGGGACGTCGGGGGCGGCCTTTTTGAGCTCCGGAAGCACCTCCAGCCCCGTGGCGTCGGGCATGTAGAGGTCCATCACCACGGCGTCCGGCTCGTCGTTGCGGATCTCGGCCAGGGCGCTGCGTCCCGAGCCCGCCTCGCGCACCTCGTACCCCTCCGCGCGAAGCAGGGCGCCCAGCATCCGGCGGATGTTGGGCTCGTCGTCTACGATCAGGACGGATTGCATGAGGCGGGGGTCAGGGGGCCGGGTGCACGACCATCGGCGGAAGCTCGTGCGGGGGCGGATGCGCGGCGAGGTAGCGCAGCGCGCGCGGCTGGCCCGTGGTGGCCAGCAGCTCACGCGCGCGAGAGCGGGACTTCGCGCTCATCCGGGGGTTGGCTGCTATGGAGACCAGCGAATCCGTGTACTCGCCGCTCTCGAATGCCGCGGACAGCGCCAGGCTGCGGCGCAGCTCGTAGGCGAGCGGGTCGCGGTTCCCGCAGATGAGGCCGTCGTTCGGCAGGGCTATGACCCAGGAGTCGTCCAGCTCCCCGGCCACCGCCGGCGCGGCAAGCCACAGCCCGCCGGGGATGCACCACAAAGCCGCGCACAGGGCGCGGGTCAGCGATTCCTTCATGAAGCGCGTCATCGTCTCCTCACGCCGAGTGCGCCAGCGCCGCGTCGGGCGCCAGGGGAAGGACGACGCGGAACTCCGCCCCGCCCTCCGGCCGGTTGCGGGCGGCCACGCGCCCGCCGTGCGCCTGCACCGTCTGCTTCACCAGCGCCAGGCCGAGCCCGGTGCCGCGCGACTTGGTGGTGAAGTCAGGCTCCCAGATGCGCTCCAAGTTCTCGGGCGGAATGCCGGGGCCGCCGTCCAGCACCCGCACCTCCACCCACCCCTCGGCCGCGCGCGCCACCACCTGCACCGACCCGGGAGCCGCATCCGCGCCCACCGCGTCGCCGGCGTTGAGGAGGAGGTTGGCGAAGGCGCGGCTGAGGGCGTCGTAGTGGCCGCGCACCATCGGCAGCTCCACCGGCAGGCGCAGCCGCGGCTCCGAGCCGGCGGGGAGGTGGGTGCGGAGGAGGTACTCCAGCAGCTCGCGCAGGTCCACCTCGCTCTGCGGCCCCTCGGGAAGGCGGCCGAACTGGGCGAAGGAGCGGGCCAGCTCCTCCAGCCGCGCGCTCTCCTCGCCGAGCGTCTCCAGCGCCTCGCGCTCGGCGGGGGTGCCTGCGCCGCCGCGCTCCAGCGTGCGCAGGGCGAAGCGGATGGGGGTGAGCGGGTTCTTGAGCTCGTGCGCCACGCGGCGCGCCATCGCCACCCAGGTCCGCATCCGCTCCGCCTCCAGCTCCCGGGCGCGGGCCTCGTCCAGCTCGCGCGCCATGGTGCGGAAGGCGTCGCGCAGCACTCCGAACTCGTCGTTCCCCTGCCGCCCCTCGTCGTCGGCGGGGAGCGCCTGGCCGCAGGCGACGAGCCCCGCCCACCCCACCAGCTCCTCCACCGGCTGGTAGAGGCGGCGCCCCATGCGCCGGGCCGCGCGCGCGGCCATGGCGGCCAGCACCAGCCCCGCGAGAGCCCCGGCCACCGCGATCCACACCACCGCGCGGCGCAGCACCCACTCCCAGCGGCGCGCGTTGGTGACCGACGCCTCCAGCTCCGCGCGGTGCGTGCGTGCCGCGGCGACGACCGCGGGGTCGCGCGAAGCCTCCGCGGCGCGGATCAGCGAGCCGCCGCTCTCCCCCACGCGCTCCCATGCCGCCACCGAGTCGCTGAGGGCGGCGGTGCGCAGCACGACGTAGGTGCCGCCCGCCAGCAGCGCGAGCGAGGGGAGCACGGAGAAGAGGACCAGCGCTCGGCGGATCCGGCCTTCGAAGGAGCGCCGCTGGACCATGCCGGATCTCTCGCGGGTTGACGGAGCGGCACCGGGGCGCGAAGCTCCCGGCCCGGAAACGGAAAGGTAGTCCCCGCCGCCGCGCGGGAGCAAGCTCGCCATGCATCGCGGAGGAAACAGTTGTCGCCCAACGAGGCCGAGCTGCGCCGCCGCTTCGCCGTGCGCGAGGAGACGTTCGAGCACGCGGGGTGGCGCGTGGACCTCATCATGCCGCGCGCCGCGGACGAGCTGATCGTGGAGGACGATTTCGACGACGACGAGCGTCTTCCCTACTGGGCGGACCTGTGGCCCTCGGCGCGCATCCTCGCCCGGCACCTGCTCGATGCGCCGCCCGCCGAGCCCGCCGCGCTGGAGCTGGGGTGCGGCGTCGCTCTCCCCGCGCTCGCCCTGCGGCACCTGGGCGCCGACGTGCTGGCCACGGACTGGTATGATGACGCACTCCGCTTCGCGTCCGTCAACTCGCGGCGCAACGGGCTCGGGCCGCTGCGCACCGCCCTCCTCGACTGGCGAAAGCCTCCCGATGACGAGCGCTACCCGCTGGTGATCGCCGCCGACGTGCTGTACGAGATGCGCAACGCGGAGATCCTCGCCGCGCTCCTTCCGCGCGTGGTGGCGCCCGGCGGGCGGGCGCTGGTGGCCGATCCGGGGCGCGTGTACCTCTCCGAGTTCCGCAATCGCATGTACGCCGCCGGCTGGCGGACCGCCGAGATCGACCGCCGCGACGAGATCAGCGACCCCGCCACCGGCGCGCACAGCATCGTCCGCGTGTGGGAGGTGACCCCGCCGGACAGGTAAACGTTCGATTACGCCCGGTCAGCACGCCGTACGGGCACAAGGTTGCACGCAAGAGACCGCCTGTCCCCGCGTCCAGAGCTCCCTTGACACGGGTACATGCGCCACGCATATATGCATCGTGCATGTGACGTTCACCGATTCGGAGGCCGTACATGGGAATGGACCGGCAAAGGCCCGTCGAGCGGTTTCTGCCGCTGCGGCCCGTGGAGTTCGACATCCTGCTGAGCGTGGCGGCGGGGGAGCGCCACGGCTACGGGATCATCCAGGACGCGGAAGGGCGCGGCGCCATCATCGTTCCGGACGTGGGGACGCTGTACCGCGCGCTACGGCGGATGCAGGAGCAGGGGATGATCGTCCCGTCCGAGCGGCGCGAAGCGCCGGACGCGGCCGACGAGCGGCGGAACTACTACCGGATCACCGAGCTGGGACTCCAGGTCGCCCGTGCCGAGGCCAGGCGGCTGGCGGCGCTGATGCGCGCGGCCCGGCTCGGCGGGCTGCTGGACGGGGTGGCGACATGAGCGAGACGCGCTGGCTCAGGGTCTCGGACGCATGGGTGCGGCTCCTGATGCGGCTCTACCCCTCCGACTTCCGCGACGAGATGGGCGACGCGGTGGTGGAGGCGTACCGCGACCGCTGCCGCGCGGCACTGCGCGACGGGGGGAGGGGCGCGCTCGTGTGGGTGTGGCTGCGGGCCCTGGCGGATTCGCTCCGCAACGGCCTCGCGGAGCAGGTGCGCCCGGCGCGTGGGGTGCCGCGCAACGGAAGCTTCGGCCGAGACGCGCAGCTGGTGGTGCGGCGCCTGACGCGCGCGCCGGTCTTCGCGCTGTCGATGGTGGGGATGCTGGCGGTGGGGCTGGGCGCCTTCGGCACGGTCTACTCGGTGGTGAACCGGGTGCTCCTGGCGCCGCTCCCCTATCGCCAGGCGGAAGATCTGTACGTGGTGTGGCGCGACTACACCTGGATCGGGCTGAACCGCGGATGGCTCGGCGGAACCGACCTCGTGGAGCTCGCCAGGGCGAAGGGCATCGTAGAGGGCGCGGTGGCGCTGGACCGGACGCGAGCGACGCTCACCGGCGTGAAAGGGGGCGAGCCGCGCGAGATCACCCTCATCATGTCCTCTCCCGGGCTCTTTCCGCTCCTGGGGGCAAGGCCCATGCTGGGACGGGGCTTCGCGTCCAACGAGTTCGGCCCGGGAAGACCCGCGACCATCGTGCTCGGTCACGATCTCTGGCGCGACCAGTTCGGCGCCGACCGGGGCGTCATCGGAAAGGAAGTCCGGCTGGACGGCCAGCCCTATCGCGTGATCGGCGTGATGGACCGCGGCTTCCGCTTCGTGCGGCACGCGGGAGCCGGCCCACCGGAGCGGGCGGACGCCTACACCGCTCTCGACGTCAACCTCGCCTCCACCGATCCCCAGGCGGGTGAGTACGGGGGGCTGATCCGCGCCCGCCCCGGCACGCCGCCCGCCACGGTGATGGCGGCGGTGAAAGCAGCGGGAGCGGTGGTGGACCGGCGCGATTTCGGGGGCGAAGGGCTCCGCCTGAACGCCATCGGCCTCAAGGACGACCTGGTCTCGCGCGTGCGGCCGGCGCTGATCGCGCTGGCGCTTTCGGGCGTGCTGCTGGTGGTGGTGCTGGGAGTGAACGTGGGAACCCTCCTCCTGGTGCGGACGGCGCAGCGGGAGCGGGAGTTCGCCATCTCCCGCGCGCTAGGCGCTCGGCCGGGGGCCCTCGCCCGCGCCACGCTCCTGGAAGGCGGGCTCCTGGGTGCGCTGGGGGGTGCGTGCGGTGCCATGGCGGCGGTGTGGGGGACCCGCGCGCTGGTGGCGCTCGCCCCCGACGACTTGCCGCTGCGCGAGTCGATCGGGGTGGACTGGCGCATCGGCCTGACGGTGACGCTGCTGGGCGCGGGGCTGGGGCTCGCCGCCAGCGCCTTCCCCGCCCTGACCACCACGCGGATGAAGCTTTCCGGGCTGATGCGGAACGCGGCGGTGCGCGGCGGCGGCGGCGGGCACGGCCGCATGCGGCGAGGGATGGTCGTGCTCCAGGTGGCGCTCTCCCTGGTGCTGCTGAGCGCCGGCGGGCTGGTGGCGCGGAGCTTCGACCGGCTGCTGCGCGCCGATCCGGGCTTCGATCCGTCGGGCGTGCTCACCTTCAAGGTTCCGCTCCCCGGGGGTGCGTACGACACGGGCACCGCTATCTTCGCGGGGTTCGCCCGCATCCAGCAGGAGCTCTCCGCGCTGCCGGGGGTGAGGGCGGTGGGCGCCGCGTCCGCGCTCCCGCTCTCCGCCCGCGCGGATCAGAGGGCGGTGGCATTTCCCGGCGCGCCGGGGAATACGGGCAAGGAAGATCTCGACGCGCCGATGGTGGACGTCGTGGTTACGCGCGGAAGCTACTTCGACGCGATGGGGATCCGCCTCCTCTCGGGGCGCGGGTTCGCCCCGTCGGTCTTGAAGGGGGTACGCGAGGTGATCATCGACCGGATCCTCGCCGAGCGCTTCTTCCCCGGCCGCGACGCCGTCGGGGCCACGCTCCACATGATGAACGACTCCGCGCGGGTGGTGGGCGTGGTGAATCACGCGCGGCTGTACGACGTGCACCAGGACGGGCGCCCACAGGTGTACTGGCGCGACGAGGAGTACCCGGAGCGGGCGCTCTACTTCGCCGTGCGCACGGACCGTGACGTGGCGAGCCTTGCCCCTGACGTGCGCGCCGCGGTGGCCCGCGTGGACCCGGCACTCGCGCTCTCCGACTTCCGGACGATGGACGAGCGGGTGGGCGACGCGCTCCGGCAGCAGCGGATCGGGGCCGTGCTGATCGGCGGCTTCTCGCTGGGGGCGCTTCTGCTGGCCGCGATCGGGCTGTTCGGCGTCGTGGCGGGCTCCGTCAGCCGGCGCCGCCACGAGCTGGCCGTGCGGCTGGCGCTGGGCGCCGACCACGGGAGGGTAGTCGGGATGGTGCTTCGCGAAGGGGCGGTGCTCATCGGGCTCGGAGTGCTGATCGGGCTTCCCGGCGTCTACCTGATGGGACGCGCGATCCGCGGCGTGCTGGTGGGCGTCTCGCCCTCCGATCCACTGGCCCTCGCCGCCGCTTCGTGCAGCCTGGCGCTGGTCGCGCTGGCGGCTTGCTACCTTCCCGCCCGCCGGGTCACCCGCATCGAGCCGGCCCAGTCGCTGCGCCAGGAATAGCCGGGCTTTCGTCGCACGATCCCCGCGCCGCTCTCCGCCCGCCGGTTCACGACGTGGGCGGCGGGCGGCGCACGCATTCCCCCAACCACCCCGGAGCGTTAGATTTAGAGCGTTTCGGAAGGCACACTCAGCCGATCTCTCAAGACCCGATGATGGCATACAGGCGCAGACCGACCGTCACCGCAGACGTGGGCGGCGTGCTCGTGGGAAGCGCGCACCCGGTGGTGGTGCAGTCGATGACCAACACGGACACGGCCGACATCGAGGGAACGGTGCGGCAGGTGGCCGCGCTCTGGCGCGCGGGGAGCCAGATCGTGCGGGTGACCGTCAACAACGAGGAGTCCGCCGCCGCCGTCCCGCACATCGTCGAGTTCCTGCGCATGCGCGGCGTCGAAGTCCCCATCGTGGGCGACTTCCACTACAACGGGCACATCCTCCTCCACAAGTACGAGGACTGCGCCCGCGCGCTCAGCAAGTACCGCATCAACCCGGGGAACGTCGGGGCCAAGCGCCACGACGAGAACTTCGCGGCCATCGTGGAGCGCGCCATCGAGTTCGGCAAGCCGGTGCGCATCGGCGTCAACTGGGGATCGCTGGACCAGGCGCTCCTCACCGAGTTGATGGACCTCAACGCCACCCGCCCGGAGCACGCGCGCAAGGACGCCAAGACGGTGATGATGGAGGCGATGGTGGAGAGCGCCATGCGCTCCGCCGCCACCGCCGAGCGCCTTGGCCTGCCGCACGACCGCATCCTCCTCTCCGCCAAGGTGAGC contains the following coding sequences:
- a CDS encoding sigma-54 dependent transcriptional regulator, encoding MQSVLIVDDEPNIRRMLGALLRAEGYEVREAGSGRSALAEIRNDEPDAVVMDLYMPDATGLEVLPELKKAAPDVPVLMMSGRASLSDAVKATKLGAFHFVEKPLAPEAVLLSLRSALELRHARATNRALREELRSRDGMVGRAPAIEQVRSVIERVAPTDARVLITGESGTGKEVVASAVHERSARHTGPLVRLNCAAIPRDLVESEMFGHEKGAFTGATERRRGRFELASGGTLFLDEIGDLSLEAQAKLLRALEGGEVERVGGHEPIKVDVRILAATNKDLRAEVSAGRFREDLFFRLHVIPIHLPPLRERREDVPLLAEHFLARHAANGLRPPRLLPGAMDALVRHPWPGNVRELANILERLSILHSGSEVGPAEIRVLLAGGAPIAGDAAPAYLDDDDRPLADRLDAYERDLLNGALEAAAGSVAEAARRLRTDRANLYRRMRRLGIDR
- a CDS encoding HAMP domain-containing sensor histidine kinase encodes the protein MVQRRSFEGRIRRALVLFSVLPSLALLAGGTYVVLRTAALSDSVAAWERVGESGGSLIRAAEASRDPAVVAAARTHRAELEASVTNARRWEWVLRRAVVWIAVAGALAGLVLAAMAARAARRMGRRLYQPVEELVGWAGLVACGQALPADDEGRQGNDEFGVLRDAFRTMARELDEARARELEAERMRTWVAMARRVAHELKNPLTPIRFALRTLERGGAGTPAEREALETLGEESARLEELARSFAQFGRLPEGPQSEVDLRELLEYLLRTHLPAGSEPRLRLPVELPMVRGHYDALSRAFANLLLNAGDAVGADAAPGSVQVVARAAEGWVEVRVLDGGPGIPPENLERIWEPDFTTKSRGTGLGLALVKQTVQAHGGRVAARNRPEGGAEFRVVLPLAPDAALAHSA
- a CDS encoding methyltransferase domain-containing protein; amino-acid sequence: MSPNEAELRRRFAVREETFEHAGWRVDLIMPRAADELIVEDDFDDDERLPYWADLWPSARILARHLLDAPPAEPAALELGCGVALPALALRHLGADVLATDWYDDALRFASVNSRRNGLGPLRTALLDWRKPPDDERYPLVIAADVLYEMRNAEILAALLPRVVAPGGRALVADPGRVYLSEFRNRMYAAGWRTAEIDRRDEISDPATGAHSIVRVWEVTPPDR
- a CDS encoding helix-turn-helix transcriptional regulator, translating into MGMDRQRPVERFLPLRPVEFDILLSVAAGERHGYGIIQDAEGRGAIIVPDVGTLYRALRRMQEQGMIVPSERREAPDAADERRNYYRITELGLQVARAEARRLAALMRAARLGGLLDGVAT
- a CDS encoding ADOP family duplicated permease; translated protein: MSETRWLRVSDAWVRLLMRLYPSDFRDEMGDAVVEAYRDRCRAALRDGGRGALVWVWLRALADSLRNGLAEQVRPARGVPRNGSFGRDAQLVVRRLTRAPVFALSMVGMLAVGLGAFGTVYSVVNRVLLAPLPYRQAEDLYVVWRDYTWIGLNRGWLGGTDLVELARAKGIVEGAVALDRTRATLTGVKGGEPREITLIMSSPGLFPLLGARPMLGRGFASNEFGPGRPATIVLGHDLWRDQFGADRGVIGKEVRLDGQPYRVIGVMDRGFRFVRHAGAGPPERADAYTALDVNLASTDPQAGEYGGLIRARPGTPPATVMAAVKAAGAVVDRRDFGGEGLRLNAIGLKDDLVSRVRPALIALALSGVLLVVVLGVNVGTLLLVRTAQREREFAISRALGARPGALARATLLEGGLLGALGGACGAMAAVWGTRALVALAPDDLPLRESIGVDWRIGLTVTLLGAGLGLAASAFPALTTTRMKLSGLMRNAAVRGGGGGHGRMRRGMVVLQVALSLVLLSAGGLVARSFDRLLRADPGFDPSGVLTFKVPLPGGAYDTGTAIFAGFARIQQELSALPGVRAVGAASALPLSARADQRAVAFPGAPGNTGKEDLDAPMVDVVVTRGSYFDAMGIRLLSGRGFAPSVLKGVREVIIDRILAERFFPGRDAVGATLHMMNDSARVVGVVNHARLYDVHQDGRPQVYWRDEEYPERALYFAVRTDRDVASLAPDVRAAVARVDPALALSDFRTMDERVGDALRQQRIGAVLIGGFSLGALLLAAIGLFGVVAGSVSRRRHELAVRLALGADHGRVVGMVLREGAVLIGLGVLIGLPGVYLMGRAIRGVLVGVSPSDPLALAAASCSLALVALAACYLPARRVTRIEPAQSLRQE
- the ispG gene encoding flavodoxin-dependent (E)-4-hydroxy-3-methylbut-2-enyl-diphosphate synthase, with amino-acid sequence MMAYRRRPTVTADVGGVLVGSAHPVVVQSMTNTDTADIEGTVRQVAALWRAGSQIVRVTVNNEESAAAVPHIVEFLRMRGVEVPIVGDFHYNGHILLHKYEDCARALSKYRINPGNVGAKRHDENFAAIVERAIEFGKPVRIGVNWGSLDQALLTELMDLNATRPEHARKDAKTVMMEAMVESAMRSAATAERLGLPHDRILLSAKVSGVQDLVAVYRMLAPLSDYPLHLGLTEAGMGTKGIVASAAGLSILLQEGIGDTIRVSLTPKPGGDRTEEVHVAQQILQSLELRSFTPQVTSCPGCGRTTSTYFQKLAEDIQGYLRDQMPVWRDTHPGVEEMKVAVMGCVVNGPGESKHANLGISLPGTFEEPKAPVYVDGEHTVTLRGDHIAEEFKRILDDYVDSHYPARMAETAGV